One window of the Triticum dicoccoides isolate Atlit2015 ecotype Zavitan chromosome 3B, WEW_v2.0, whole genome shotgun sequence genome contains the following:
- the LOC119278062 gene encoding uncharacterized protein LOC119278062, giving the protein MAMAASWWALLAAAAVVAAAGCGEAAPTAAAEAAHDVLQTHGLPRGLLPAGIAAFSHDPATGRFEAVLESPCTSRTEVGLRYNITVAGQISYGRIAELSGVDAQDLFLWFAVRSIRVDVPSSGVIYFDVGVVYKHFPLSFFEAPPPCVPTPLILLQPHQIRGDGSVVEDGAALQQ; this is encoded by the exons ATGGCGATGGCGGCGTCGTGGTGGGcgctgctggcggcggcggcggttgtggcggcggcggggtgcggcgaGGCGGCGcccacggcggcggcggaggcggcgcacgACGTGCTGCAGACCCACGGCCTCCCGCGCGGGCTGCTCCCTGCGGGGATCGCGGCGTTCTCGCACGACCCGGCCACCGGCCGGTTCGAGGCGGTCCTGGAGTCCCCCTGCACGTCGCGCACCGAGGTCGGCCTGCGGTACAACATCACCGTGGCGGGgcagatcagctatggccggatcgCCGAGCTCTCCGGGGTGGACGCTCAGGACCTATTTCTCTGGTTCGCCGTGCGCAGCATCCGCGTGGACGTGCCCTCCTCCGGCGTCATCTACTTCGATGTGGGCGTGGTCTACAAGCACTTCCCGCTGTCGTTCTTCGAGGCGCCGCCGCCGTGCGTGCCCACCCCGCTCATCCTCCTGCAACCACATCAG ATTAGGGGCGACGGATCGGTGGTGGAAGACGGCGCCGCGTTGCAACAATGA